From a single Gemmatimonadota bacterium genomic region:
- a CDS encoding dihydrodipicolinate synthase family protein, producing the protein MTKLQGVLTALPAPLNSEGRLVLEVLERHIEDSIGAGVAGFWVSGGTGCSMYLDLPQRKQVLKETVAAVGGRVPVLALVSAMSLRDGITLAEYAGQLGVAGVSALPPIFYKTTVACTIDYLSVLRKASGLPSQPRSSSLSTRGRTLNYCTRPSGGERTSPVSSKAFRD; encoded by the coding sequence ATGACGAAGCTTCAAGGAGTGCTCACGGCCCTGCCGGCACCGCTCAACAGTGAGGGGCGGCTTGTTCTGGAAGTGTTGGAGCGTCACATCGAAGATTCGATCGGTGCGGGCGTAGCCGGGTTTTGGGTCAGTGGTGGGACGGGCTGCTCCATGTACCTCGACTTGCCGCAGCGGAAGCAAGTCCTCAAAGAGACCGTGGCGGCGGTCGGCGGACGTGTACCGGTGTTGGCCCTGGTGTCGGCCATGTCGCTACGAGACGGGATCACCCTGGCCGAGTATGCAGGCCAACTCGGCGTTGCCGGCGTCAGCGCGCTACCCCCCATATTCTATAAGACCACAGTGGCCTGCACGATCGACTATCTATCTGTATTGCGCAAGGCTTCTGGTTTGCCGTCCCAACCGAGGTCGTCGAGTCTGTCTACCCGTGGGAGGACTTTGAACTACTGCACTCGTCCGTCGGGTGGAGAGAGGACGAGTCCAGTCTCTTCGAAGGCCTTTCGTGACTGA